In Papaver somniferum cultivar HN1 chromosome 9, ASM357369v1, whole genome shotgun sequence, the genomic stretch TCAATCCATTTGAACTCCCAAGGATTGTAAGCGGCAAATCCCGCAGGGAGAGGAAGAGGAAAAGGTGAACCATCAGCGTCCACACCAGAGATGTAAAAACCCTCTAAGATGAGAGGATAGTCTACCCAACGAACATCCTTTGATTTGCGTGCGATGTTATTGGAAGGATCATGCCAATCCACATCACGCATGATTTTCTGGTCTTCAGCAATACCGTCTTTTCTCgacaagcgaataccccagcgaaataatttatttttcatgATGACAACCTCATAGTTGAGGAAGAAATTCTCAACAGTGTATTCTGCCGGGATGATTTCTTTCCGTGCGAAATTTGAATTCCTTACATCTTCTGGATAAGAAGACCCTAATCTGGTCGCACAAGGAGCGTATTCCAACATTATCCTAATACAAtcaccacttagttggaaaatgccGCGCGAAAATCTCGCATCAGATAGAATCCCATAGAATAAAGGGATTACAAATGGGAATAGGAAGACCAGCGAGCAGTTTCCCAAGCGAAATAATGATTTTCTGATCATTCCATTGATCAAGTGAAAAGCATTTAGGTTCGAGAGAAGAAGTGGGTTCTGATCCAGGAGGAATGGATAATGTAAAACCTTTATCCTTAAATTCAGTCTTCAATTTCTTAAAATCCTTAAGATTCTTCCAACCTGGATGGAGCGACATTTTTAGAATGGGAATGAAGGGTGAGAGGAATTTAATCAGAAAAGATCAGTAATCAAGATAATCAAGATCAGGATGAACAAGATGATCAAAATTGAGATGATCAGAGGAAGAAAAACAATGAAAGGAGAAGAATATGTGAGAAGTAATCAAGGGCAGAAAGGAAGTGCGGAGAAGGGAATAATGATCGATCAAAATATATAGGGGAATAGAAGAACAGTTAAATGGTAAAAGTTGCAGAGAAGGAAGGAAAGACTAAAAAGATGAAAGAGAGAACGGGTTGAGGTTTATATAGAATTATACTGCTTCTTCCCGAGATATCCCTTTCACGGACGTATTAATGACGAGATAAATACGAAGTGATAATTGATAGATTCTATAGGGACGTGTCAAAAAATAAGCGGTGGAATCAACACGTGGGAATAAACATGCCGAGATCTCGGAGCATTGTCAGTCAAAAAGAATACGAAGAGATGAATGGGTGCGGCAAAAGGAAAATCAGAATTTCTCTCATCGCTCAATCTCTGAAAGGATCGataagagaagaggcaaaatgtggatacaaaataccgcacaccaGATAATTATGCGAGATGGATCTTGTACTACTGAGCGAATACGAACGCACATGTCAAATCCAGGATGACGGACTGAATGATGTCACTGAAGTCACGAGGAAAGTGTGAAGGATCATGCGGCAGTAAAGAATATGTGCGGCAATGATTATAGAGCATGCGACATTGACGCGcttcagatccgaaattaggggctttattagttgtcctccactatgtaatcTCCTATAAAAGGAACTAGCTATCATTGTacgagggagagatctttttgatttGCTAGGGaagatatttaggagagagagTGTGTTATTTACTTCCCAAGTTAAGGTTTTGAGGTAACTtccttgtattgatttctaaTTTCTAATAAAAGATCTTGAGTCTTCATGATGGTTACATAGATAGATTACTTGAATCTCAttagggtgtagttgtgggatttcccgCAACTACATTTAGAAACCATGATTGTCTGCTAGAAAATTTGATCGACCTATGAAGTTGGATTTTTGGGAGGACAAGAAGAAGGCGAAATCTTTCATTGATGCAGAGTCGAGAGGTTTAAGGATCACAATATGTCCACAAATCTTTTCCAAATATTTCACAATTATCTCTGCACACATAAAAAAATAAGAACCTGCTTCTACGAATTAAACAAAACAATTCACAACAAGATTAAAAAAAAGGGAAGAAAGAAAGAGACCTTTCCGAAAATGCTCTCTTTCTCTCTAACCCAGAACGACACCCTTCCTCGTTGACGTGAAGAAGAAGCCCCTCCCCACAAAATTAACTTGTTatattttcttgtttccttcttcagcTTCGACCTTGAGTGCCTTCAATCTCCTGTAACCCGTATCAGTTCCGAATATCCTGTCCAAATATAACAGAGATGCAGCAAAAAAACAACCACTTCAGTATATGAATTAACTTGAAGACAACGTTGAGTTCTAGGGATTTTTATAATCGGAATCAGAGAACAACAATAAGCCATGTTTCAATTCTTTGATATATACCTCAGTCATCCGTTTTTAAGAGTGatattggtaaaaaaaaaattaaaagaaaaacaagattGACATCAAGTAACACATCATTTGTTACTTAAAATAGGTAGTCTAATTCTCATTACCAAGGATATGCTGAAAGTGGATAGAATAGGTAGTCTAATTCTCATTACCAAGGATATGCTGAAAGTGGATAGAATAGGTTGACATGATATATATTTCATATAGTGAGCAAGAATGACCAAGACAAGAAGTTTTACAGTCCAGAGCATTAGATTCTACAATTTAAATGCCACAGAGAAACATAGACCAATGCAGGACATCAATAAATGAATAATAATCAGTTCTAGGATAATCTAGTGAGGAAAATAATTCGAGGAGAACTTTATCGCACGCACAAAATTGGAAGTGTTGTACACGTTTCTTCACTTTCTGGTGGATTATCCCACTAATATCcattttgaattttttcttcGGCAGTTGGTCAACAAATTTGTAACAATGAGAAACACACAACTAGATGGACTTTTAACCCTTGATGCATTCAACCACCTAGTGCAGGATAGGAAGAGATGAGTTTTAATCCTAGCAGCTGGTCAACAATTTAGTTATTATGTTACAAGACCATACAGCTAGACAGACCTTTAACCCTTGATAAATCCATCCGCGCAGGACAGCGAGAAACGAGTTCTCATCTTAGCTACTCCAAGCTCTACATAACAGCTACAAAATTTTACTCTGGTCCATATTTTTGGTTTTAGGTCATATGGTGGCCCGTCTTAACAACCAGTTCAATCGCTGCTAGCAATACATGGCGAGTAAACCTTTGAATAAAGATAGGACTGGTACAGAGGATAATTAGGTGAATCAGGGCAAAGGCCTTTAAAAGAATAAGTGTGGTACCTGAAGGTACCCGCCATGCGTCTAAAAGGCCCTTACTACTAATACGTGATTTCTAGATTTAAACCTTGAGTAACAAAGAAACCCTTCACTCAGATGTACTATTAGCACTTGTCTCAAAGGCTCTACCCACTACTATGCCAAGTAGGACTCATTCAGGTCAGAGAAAAATGAACCAAATAAAAAGGTAGACATGTAGTGTTTCGATAAAAAACTGGAACTGTGGCTATTCTCCACACATAGCTGTGTTGATTCATTTGTAACATACTAATGTGCTCTAATGAGTAATGATAAGCatcaaaagtaaatcaaaagacACAAACAAGCTGGTAGTACCATGAAACATGAGCGAAGAGACATTCAATTTAGACAGTCAGCATGTATAGACCTGTGATGGTAAGCCATGCTCAAGAATTTGAACACAAAAGGTTGTGATCTCATTTTCCTTTGTCACACTTGTTGTTCAAATGTTGGTCGTATCAAGTAAATCCTAAATAGAGGTTTCAAGAGGAACAGGGACATCCTCTTAATATCAGTAAGTTCCTTGTCTCATAGTACAAAAACTAACTTGCTTAGGTAACACTAATAGCATGATTAGAACCAACAATCATGATATGAAATTTGCTTGCATCAATGTAAAGAAAAGAAGGTTGTTGATTGAATAATATACCAACACAATTTTTGTACGAGGACAAGAAGATACAGCACAATTACTTACCGATCCATGTATGTAAAAGTTGATGAGTAATTGCCAGACTTTGTATAAAGCAGACGGTGGTGATAGTCATGGAAATCCGCACTGTCAAATTTTCATGAGAAAGTCTGTTATTAGCACAACGGATGTCAGATGCATTCCCGATGTAACAAGAACGAGATGAAGCCCATGCTTACCCTCCATACAACGGGAACAAATTTGAGATGCTCCATGGGAAATGATATCCACAATGTGCCTCCACTGTTTCTAGAACTCTTAATACCATCCATAACCATAAAGTGAACAAGTGAGGCCCAGTAATAGCAGGACCGATGATGGTAGCAAAGCCAAGAAACAATATCTCAGCAGGGTGAGCATATTCTGACGTCAGTCCAAATGGTGTGGCGTATCTAAGGACAATGTAGCCACAAAAATTAGAGGGGAACAAACGAAGTCCTAGATAGCAAGATACATGAAGTTAACAAGGAATGATGATCGagtaatttacaaaaaaaaaaaaaatcacatagcTGTTACTTACTCATGATGAACGCTGTGGACATGCTTGTATAGCCATTTTGTATGTAAGATTCTGTGGCCCCAATAGAACACAAAATCCTCCAGGATGAAATAGAACAATATTTGCGCCAACACTACTTTCCTGGATAAAGAAAAAAATGTTTCTATAATGTGGATATTTCCATCTATGCTTAGTGAAAAAAGCTTAACAATGCAGTACTGAAATGCTCAAGAAAATGAGTAGCGCAACATTTGGAGATTGCCAAAGCATGTATTGTTTTgaagttttaggaaaatataaagCTTTAGTATCTAAAGAACCTGAAAGTACCAGGACGGCAATGGCAGACTACTTTCCATTCCCATATATCTGAAGACTGGGTAGGATAAAATCATAACCGGTAAGTTGACACCAAAATGATACATCACTAATTTTGCAATGCATTTCTCTTGCGCAGCAGGGGTGTTATTTTTCTCCTGCAACAAACATAAACCAGTTTTCACAcaaaaaatacaacaacaaaaatgaCAGTAGAACAAACAGTGCCCAAATCACAATGCATTCATGACAATGTGGCGAAATACAAAAGACAAATTGTTGATGAAATCACCAATTAATAAAGCTACAGATTTAATGATATTCAATTTTGATAAGCCCAAagagataaaaacataaaaaataccTGAATTTTGTACTTTTTCAGGTAGCCTGCCCTTTCAAGAAATATGAAAGGAAGTCCGGAGAAGAAAAATACACTTTCGTGGAGAAAGAAACTTCCTAAACAAGCGAGTTGAAAATCACTAAAATTAGTGATTAGATACTgcacaaaagcaaaaaaaaaaagataaagttcCATAGTCAGGAAGAGCTATCAGTATAATGTAAATCCAATTTGACAGATCAGACATTTTAACATTTGATGTACACATAAACTAACAACCAAAATTTTAACCAAGTAATAATAATTACCAGAATCAACAGTTTCAAAGCGAATTGAATATTTACTAATAAAATCAGTAAGAAATTACTAACGAGTTGCAAGAATTTTCAGAACAATGTGAATAATGACAAAATCTGAAACAAGAACAAAATCTTATACAGTTTGACCCTAAGATTAAAACCTAATTGATACCATTAACAATCTGTAAATATCTAAACATACTGTTAAAAAGAAAAACTCCAATCTATAAACTCAAATCAGAATCtaatcataaaacaatttcaattcatTGTGAGTTCAATTCAACAAGCAAGAAAATTTCATACACACAAAGTTCCACAAGAGGATACTAGTACGGATCGGAAACCAGCTAAATCATGCAAAAGAAATTGCGAGTTAGAAGTTACTTAGTACCTGCCAGCCCGATTCCAGAAGGGAGGCCATTACAGATAGAAGGGAGTGGAGAGGAGCAAACAAAACAGACGAGTTCTCGAGAGATGGAGAGAGAAAGGATCCCCTAGTTGAAGGAGAGAGAGAGGAATATTACTATGATGCAACAAGTTAATAAGATTTGCTGCGAAATACACTCAGTAGTTCATTACAGACTGTCCATGTGGgatcttttatttttcattttgcaTCTCTTGGccctttcagaaaaaaaaaatgaatatagATAAGGTTTTGTTTAAGTGCTTAATATCACACGGTGCTAAAAATGTACATCGTGGTGTATGAGGCCAACCTTACAATGAACCAGAACAATTTCTTGATAAAAATGATCTGCTCGTTACGTAGATTACATTCACAAATAAAGTTTGACATGTTTTCTTGTGGGATTCTGCATTAGAAATGAGTTTTAAGATTAACGGTATTTGAGATGCTTATGTTACCGTCCATTTATGATATCAAGGATGTTGAAGTTAGAGTTGTGGGAACGGCCCGTCTTTTAGAGGAACATGATCTATGCGTTGAGGAGAACTTTCTCGCTGAAAGAAATGCGTTTTCGTGTTGTCTCATGGATTTAGTAGCCGGTGTACATATAGTGGCAGTTTAAGGGTGTCCATGGAGATTGTATAGTAAAATAATTTTCTAGACATGCAGAATGTCCCTCTTGTTCTCCGGCTTTGCGGTCCTTTTTATGCCACAACATCTAAAGTATGACACTCAACACATGAATGCGGATCAGAACCACTCACACTCCCATAATGAAGAGTCATGTGAGAGAAGGAAGTCAGAGAGATACTAGTGAACAAATACTGACAACTAGAGTATTTCCAATAGTGCCCCTTCCCTAGATGTCGCTTATTATGGATCCTCTCTATTATTTTCTGTTCAATGACCAAATGGGGTTTATCTGGCCAGGTGCCGAGTGGACTTGTTGCCATATACTAAAAGAACAGGTTATTATCGGGAAAAAAAAACAGGTTTTAATTCGTAGAATCTACACCCGAAAGGAGATTTTGAATCCATGACTCGCCAATTTCCACACCGAAGAACAAGAACTTTAGTTTTATCCATTTGACGCTCACATTTTTCTATTTGTCACCTCTTTCGGAATATTCAATATAATTTTACTTTTCAACTTATCTTTTCCAATTTATCATCTATAAAAATCAAATTATATTTTGATTACAATTGCGACcactcttattttcttcttcatcgatCCTTTTTATTagaacacaatttttctttttcttcattaatCACTATTTTCATTACACAACCATTAAAACTATTAACCTTAGGTATTATACAAATAATTATGATTCTAGTTTTGGGATAGATCTATGGATGTTGGTAGATTCCCGCGGCAAGCAAACCCTAGATATTAGAGTGGTGAACTAATCATGTTGGCTTTGTTGAGCCAAACCCATAACCAAGGTTGTGAAATTGTAAATCGAAACGTGAATCGCTTTTCAATTTTTGTGAAACGAATCGTATATTGAATCGTGAATCGTAGATTCATGGTCTCTTATGAAATCGCTATATTTATGCTTATAATCATAATtagattattgttgatggtggtttttagcttagggttaaaatcataaaattgcacatccgacatgacgttactatgaccattagcacatttattgaatcaatcagcatgcatacgtaagaattatcggggtacctttttttacatggtcatgttccacggcaaaacccttaatattgactaacatcatccatgtcaaaccctaattctcatgctaccgcgccaaggcatgccaaccatgccagtcgcaccactgtgtcaatggaaaaccatgtcagccacatctccgcgccaaggcatgtcaactggtggctctctaaaagagtcacaaactgatacctgcaagtgcacagggtctgttgtagtgagtgtgcaaggcagggtcgaaccacagagactagggtgtatagttgaagtttttaagctagttatctaaattaacaaggcagtaactaaagcaatgaggtaacagtgacagagaacaaaagaaagtgaaattcagtggcagtgaataagaaacattgaaacaaagataaacaaaccaaggctgtgagccaagggcagtgataaagaaacaaaggcaggtcctccatCTATGTTCTTGTctcttgttagttatcagtcagcttctaggctttctgaataactagatgacagttgcggttcaaagacggctgttcatctaagggttggtctagaaaggaggctaaaggcactaagatgaattctaaaccttgtggtagttggggctctcacactgcaactacccgcagagaagcttgcttagtgttttaacaacctaaaaggatgttcaatcctagacaattcaagcacaacaagatcaaagcatggataggataaaaacaattgaagtttacaacatcatttaaaataaaaactaacccttgaggcactggctatcccagtcctcttgggtgaagcactggctagtccaggcatgcccaaattcacaacccttaacacctatttatacatataagcaaaatcccaaaaatcccccaaatcagtgaaattagggtttaccaaatatccaaaattgactcacctaacagctctgattttactcaattatcttcacccactctgctatttctagttacaatcaacaattcccaaaaatcttcaatttgtaaaattagggttttctgttgtaaaatagaaatcaaaatcgactcacctaatctctgataactgctccaaagtgtcgacccatacttcaatttccTCTCATGCGTCTCCTGTtgttccaactgctcctctagctcgagctattttaccaatttctcttctttcctgtctctgaaaccctaggagagaaattggtatgatagctggctagaaaAAAGGGGGAAATAGATAGGGTTTCGTTAggtaatagccatgatggcttttggtggtggttgtggcagttgaggaaggtggtggtgatgatggtgggggagaaagagaagaagtagatggaaaatggattggggtgcgtttgttttgggtatagggtatttggtactcgggtgttgagcgggtttagcaattgttgatgaacagcgaggatgagaggttggatgcgaagatgatggatcgatctaacggcgagacagaaggaagcgaggagcgaccgttggatgcggaagtacaacgaaactgacggctcaagatggagttaggtgctgtagtgttagacaggagcttcagactttgatgtactgactatgctgcgaccgtaggatgctgagatgatccaatctgatggcTAGAAAGAGAAAcgagtatggatataggaaatggatttgggtgagagttttgggccttgggtatgccaaacccatatcttttctaagaacaattcttcgtcttcaagcccacttctagccttttggtcttgtgcacaacattcttcgcggcttccttgtgtgattcctcttggcttccatcacttttctgctcttttccgctccgcaattcatccaaactttatttggtacctaaaaatgcaaaattaattaataaaaatatttattcttgaaaacaatgaaaatacagaatatgggttaaaatggagaattagagcacaaaagatgagttaaatgccaagaaaaatatatataaatatgcactttttagcactcatcaaatacccacaaacctgaattttacttgtcctcaagtaaaacaaaactaaggaaatcctaactataccactgtcgctggtctctcgaatgcatttagcgtatgcactaagccttttaaaccactaagtgtccctagtggacgagtgaagtctcgtgaaggtttgcttagaacgtacctacaaagttctaggacaaaatataagctcatattccatcaaatgtgacatgtgcaagacagtttaagctcacagccaaatggagatgtcaatctagctatcaaaggcacaatcctagcactgataacaaataaagacatgtgataagagtgtaaagtgtatctacacatgtgtaaagaaagatcggatgttatgactactaatcaccaagagatagtttttaggctaagaaccgaattctaagccaagctagctgtccgactttacgagaattgtgaatgttcacccaatgagttggtgatatttcagtttacccgcgttatacatcgatggctgcaccctccttgcttattacaagactatttacaacaaaaagatgactctttacatgactcttatttacattgattactctcttttatttttggaacaagagagaactattgtctttaacatgacaaaacatggaataaatacttgattttttttattttttttattattttttttttgatatatatttttttgatttttttttttttttgattttttgattttttttgtaagaaataactttgatctttacaacatagtgacacttttgatacatgaacaaaaataaaaacataattacatgactcttagcaagaggtggcccttatcgaatgcatccggtcaaattctatggttgcttttcttaacgtatcct encodes the following:
- the LOC113313160 gene encoding methylsterol monooxygenase 2-2-like gives rise to the protein MASLLESGWQYLITNFSDFQLACLGSFFLHESVFFFSGLPFIFLERAGYLKKYKIQEKNNTPAAQEKCIAKLVMYHFGVNLPVMILSYPVFRYMGMESSLPLPSWKVVLAQILFYFILEDFVFYWGHRILHTKWLYKHVHSVHHEYATPFGLTSEYAHPAEILFLGFATIIGPAITGPHLFTLWLWMVLRVLETVEAHCGYHFPWSISNLFPLYGGADFHDYHHRLLYTKSGNYSSTFTYMDRIFGTDTGYRRLKALKVEAEEGNKKI